A window of Dorea formicigenerans contains these coding sequences:
- a CDS encoding ABC transporter ATP-binding protein produces the protein MFIEINNLKKSFGSDSNRVEVLRGVDFSIEKGDICVLLGPSGSGKSTLLNIIGGIDDADAGYISIGGERMADMNEKKLTAYRRKHLGYVFQMYNLIPNLTVRENIEVGAYLSDRPLDVDELLQTLGLYEHRKKLPNQLSGGQQQRTAIGRAIVKNPDILLCDEPTGALDYNTSKDILELIERVNQKYGNTVIMVTHNDAIKDMADIVIRLRDGAVRKSYRNEKKIPARELEW, from the coding sequence ATGTTTATTGAGATCAATAATCTGAAAAAGAGTTTTGGCAGTGATTCGAACCGTGTGGAGGTGCTGCGGGGTGTGGATTTTTCTATAGAGAAGGGTGACATTTGTGTATTACTTGGACCGTCTGGTTCGGGAAAGTCTACACTGTTAAATATTATCGGTGGAATTGATGATGCGGATGCGGGATACATTTCCATCGGAGGTGAGCGCATGGCCGATATGAATGAGAAAAAACTGACGGCATATCGGAGAAAGCATCTGGGCTATGTGTTTCAGATGTACAATCTGATTCCGAATCTGACTGTCCGGGAAAATATTGAGGTTGGGGCTTATCTAAGTGACAGACCGCTGGATGTTGATGAATTGTTACAGACGCTGGGACTTTATGAACACAGGAAAAAGTTACCGAACCAGTTGTCGGGCGGGCAGCAGCAGAGAACGGCAATCGGAAGGGCAATTGTCAAAAATCCGGATATTTTGCTCTGCGATGAGCCGACGGGAGCTTTGGATTATAACACGTCCAAGGATATTCTGGAGCTGATCGAGCGTGTCAACCAGAAGTACGGTAACACGGTCATTATGGTCACACACAATGACGCAATCAAAGACATGGCGGACATCGTGATTCGTCTCCGTGACGGTGCGGTGAGAAAAAGTTACCGCAATGAGAAGAAGATTCCGGCGAGAGAGCTGGAGTGGTAA
- a CDS encoding ABC transporter permease translates to MRSPLNKRLFRELRGEFGKYLVIFILMTLTIGMVSGFLVADGSMIQAYEESFEKYNIENGHFRTEKKMNNAQIQDIEDLGIKLYENYYVEEALTNGSTMRIFKNRDEVNKVCLMKGKMPEKPGEIGIDRMYADNNDLSVGDEIESGGHTWKITGLVALSDYSALFSNNNDSMFDSVKFGVSVVCPEEFDSYKADQLNYSYAWKYNTEPKNEKAEKDISEDLMEDVAKEVTLEEFVPRYTNQAIIFTGDDMGGDRSMMIVLLYIIIVIMAFVFAITTNNTIRKEANVIGTLRASGYTRGELIRHYMAAPVFVTFIGAIIGNIIGYTVGKDYCAGLYYGSYSLPTYVTIWNAEAFLLTTVVPILIMLVVNSVLLWYKLKLSPLKFLRRDLSRRKQKHALPLSEHLGFFHRFRIRVILQNMSNYAVLFVGIIFANMLLMFGLMLPSVLDHYQVEMENGMLSKYQYMLQMPASMAGGDSKLEQMVSMMMFSQAVETENPDAEKFSAYSLNTLPGKYKSEEIILYGVENNSKYINIKWKTSDSASDTDVKNVENIPEVYLSSGYAEKFSLKKGDIITLKEKYENKKYKFKVAGVYDYVGSLSIFMPIQELNKTFDMDKDSFSGYFSDSEITDIDEKYIGSTIDVEDLTKISRQLDVSMGSMMNLMDGFSVIIFLVLIYLLSKIIIEKNAQSISMAKILGYTNGEISRLYIMSTSIVVVLFILISLPLELEIMQILFREMMLTSITGWITFYIDPKIFVEMFVIGVAAYAVVAAIEYRRIRKVPMDEALKNVE, encoded by the coding sequence ATGAGAAGCCCGTTAAATAAACGTCTGTTCCGGGAGCTTCGTGGAGAATTTGGAAAATATCTGGTCATTTTTATCTTGATGACGCTGACGATCGGAATGGTATCAGGATTTCTGGTGGCCGATGGAAGTATGATCCAGGCGTACGAGGAAAGCTTTGAGAAATATAACATTGAAAATGGACATTTCCGGACAGAAAAGAAAATGAACAATGCTCAGATTCAGGATATCGAAGATCTGGGCATCAAATTGTACGAGAATTATTATGTAGAGGAAGCTTTAACAAATGGAAGTACAATGCGCATTTTCAAGAATCGTGATGAGGTCAATAAGGTGTGCCTGATGAAGGGGAAAATGCCTGAAAAACCGGGAGAAATCGGTATTGACCGTATGTATGCAGACAATAATGATCTGAGCGTGGGTGATGAGATTGAAAGTGGCGGACATACATGGAAGATTACCGGTCTTGTGGCGCTTTCAGATTACAGCGCCTTGTTTTCCAATAATAATGATTCCATGTTTGACTCGGTAAAATTTGGCGTGTCGGTAGTGTGTCCAGAGGAGTTCGACAGCTACAAGGCCGATCAGTTGAATTACAGCTACGCATGGAAATACAATACTGAGCCCAAAAATGAAAAGGCAGAAAAAGACATTTCGGAAGATCTGATGGAAGATGTGGCAAAAGAAGTGACACTGGAAGAATTTGTCCCAAGATACACGAACCAGGCAATCATTTTCACTGGGGATGATATGGGCGGTGACCGTTCGATGATGATCGTGCTTCTTTATATCATCATCGTGATCATGGCATTTGTCTTTGCAATCACTACTAACAACACGATCCGAAAAGAGGCAAATGTAATCGGCACCTTGCGGGCATCCGGCTATACAAGAGGTGAATTGATCCGGCATTACATGGCAGCCCCGGTATTTGTCACATTTATCGGAGCGATTATTGGAAATATTATCGGCTATACGGTAGGAAAAGATTATTGCGCGGGACTTTACTATGGAAGCTACAGCCTGCCGACCTACGTGACCATTTGGAACGCGGAAGCATTTCTTCTGACAACGGTAGTGCCGATCCTCATTATGCTTGTGGTGAATTCTGTGCTGCTGTGGTACAAATTAAAACTATCACCACTGAAGTTCCTGAGAAGGGACTTAAGCAGACGTAAACAGAAACATGCATTGCCGTTGAGTGAGCATCTTGGCTTTTTCCACAGATTCCGGATACGTGTGATCCTTCAGAATATGAGTAACTACGCAGTATTGTTTGTGGGAATTATTTTTGCAAATATGTTGTTGATGTTCGGACTGATGCTTCCATCTGTGCTGGACCATTATCAAGTGGAAATGGAAAATGGCATGCTCAGCAAATATCAGTACATGCTGCAGATGCCGGCGAGCATGGCAGGTGGAGACAGTAAGCTTGAGCAGATGGTGTCCATGATGATGTTCAGTCAGGCAGTAGAGACAGAAAATCCGGATGCAGAAAAATTCAGCGCCTATTCACTGAACACCCTTCCTGGAAAATATAAGAGTGAGGAAATTATCCTCTACGGTGTGGAAAACAATAGTAAATATATCAACATTAAGTGGAAAACATCAGATTCCGCATCTGATACAGATGTGAAAAATGTGGAGAATATCCCTGAGGTATACCTCTCCTCTGGCTATGCAGAAAAATTTAGTCTGAAAAAAGGTGACATAATTACTTTAAAGGAAAAGTATGAAAATAAAAAATACAAGTTTAAAGTTGCAGGTGTATATGATTACGTAGGTTCACTCTCCATATTTATGCCAATACAGGAACTCAACAAAACATTTGATATGGACAAAGACAGCTTCAGCGGATATTTCTCTGATTCTGAAATTACAGATATTGACGAAAAATATATCGGTTCCACCATTGATGTTGAGGATCTGACCAAGATTTCCAGACAGCTCGACGTGTCCATGGGAAGTATGATGAATCTGATGGACGGATTTTCCGTGATCATTTTCCTCGTATTGATTTATCTCCTGTCCAAGATCATCATCGAGAAAAATGCGCAGTCTATTTCCATGGCAAAAATCCTGGGATATACAAACGGCGAAATCAGCCGGCTGTACATTATGTCCACGTCTATCGTGGTCGTGCTGTTCATCTTGATCAGCCTGCCATTGGAGCTGGAAATCATGCAGATTCTGTTCCGGGAAATGATGCTGACAAGCATTACCGGCTGGATTACATTTTACATAGATCCGAAGATTTTCGTGGAAATGTTTGTGATCGGCGTGGCGGCATATGCCGTTGTGGCAGCAATTGAATATCGAAGGATCCGAAAAGTTCCAATGGATGAAGCGTTGAAAAATGTGGAATAG
- a CDS encoding HelD family protein produces the protein MIKIGGLIVSKGSEFLPEVLGLIEKRLGEIDENIQAVRQDINSMNEYYWDNYTEMDQYGYEDYDNQQALKMQVNANQENWKMRRRLKRMLDAPFFGSVEFVYDGEDEPEDFYIGIGNFARERGALPLIYDWRAPVSSLFYDYDKGEASYEAPGGRMDGEILSKWQYKIRGGKMIYEFESDVKIDDDILKQELGANSDTKLKNIVRTIQKEQNAIIRNTKDKILAIQGVAGSGKTSVALHRIAYLLYHDREHLNSSNILILSPGGVFADYISHILPELGEENIQEMSFDLFAYHELRRNAATQGNVIYGNAGNQENAIYGNAVNQENVIYRNKNRDQGGNQGKNPSRNSKSSSAGTGWNSKMIAADCEDKYHQIEREIAGMDDADQKRYEWKQSVEYVQAIEGFLIELEDRLVDFEDVEFKGIRKSASEIMEFFYEKYTGTPLLDRMGAVMDYFIDEVETLRGRSLNDEEQEIICRKFMNMYVTRDICQIYNWFMEDYGFPALPDMPPERRVLEYEDVYPILYLKYSLTAAGQRKNIRHLVIDEMQDYSYLQYVLLAKMFSCNMTILGDKAQTIAGKQQDVLTFLPKIFGKKVKRIVMNKSYRNTSEIAEYAKSVGGSKDIQYVARHGKAVERHAIKTLEKTCKEISEKLKLREEEYETAAILTMTEKEAEHIQEIMHKLGAESHYINRDSAQFKKGLTVTTYYLAKGLEFDQVFIVGGDRNNKMYQGYQYICATRALHELYVYDA, from the coding sequence ATGATTAAAATTGGAGGATTGATTGTGAGTAAAGGAAGTGAATTTCTGCCGGAGGTACTTGGTCTGATAGAAAAACGTCTGGGAGAGATTGATGAAAATATACAGGCGGTACGCCAGGACATTAACAGTATGAATGAATATTACTGGGACAATTACACGGAAATGGACCAGTATGGATATGAGGACTATGACAATCAGCAGGCGCTGAAAATGCAGGTGAATGCCAATCAGGAGAACTGGAAAATGCGCCGGCGTCTGAAACGTATGCTGGATGCACCATTTTTCGGAAGTGTAGAATTCGTCTATGACGGAGAAGACGAGCCGGAAGATTTTTACATCGGAATCGGAAATTTTGCAAGAGAGCGTGGCGCATTGCCACTCATTTACGACTGGAGAGCCCCGGTGAGCAGCCTGTTTTATGACTACGACAAAGGCGAGGCGTCCTACGAAGCGCCGGGCGGGCGCATGGATGGAGAGATTCTGTCTAAATGGCAGTACAAAATCCGTGGCGGCAAGATGATCTATGAATTTGAGAGTGATGTGAAGATTGACGATGACATTTTAAAGCAGGAACTTGGCGCCAACAGCGACACGAAACTGAAAAATATTGTGCGTACAATCCAGAAGGAACAAAATGCAATTATCCGCAACACGAAGGACAAGATTCTGGCTATTCAAGGAGTGGCAGGCAGTGGCAAGACGTCCGTTGCGCTACATCGAATCGCCTATCTTTTGTATCATGACAGAGAGCATCTGAATTCATCAAATATCCTGATCCTCTCGCCAGGCGGCGTGTTTGCCGACTACATTTCCCATATTCTTCCTGAACTTGGCGAGGAAAATATACAGGAAATGAGTTTTGATCTGTTTGCATATCATGAACTCAGGAGAAATGCTGCAACGCAGGGAAATGTGATATATGGAAATGCTGGCAATCAGGAAAATGCGATATATGGAAATGCTGTGAATCAGGAAAATGTGATATATAGAAATAAAAATAGAGATCAAGGCGGAAATCAAGGAAAAAATCCAAGTAGAAATTCAAAAAGTAGTTCAGCCGGGACTGGTTGGAATAGCAAAATGATAGCCGCCGACTGTGAAGACAAGTATCATCAAATCGAGCGTGAAATCGCAGGAATGGATGATGCAGATCAAAAACGTTACGAATGGAAGCAGTCCGTGGAATACGTTCAGGCAATCGAAGGCTTCCTGATCGAGCTGGAAGACCGGCTGGTAGATTTTGAAGATGTAGAATTCAAGGGCATTCGCAAAAGTGCCAGCGAAATCATGGAATTTTTTTATGAAAAATATACCGGTACACCACTTTTAGATAGAATGGGCGCGGTCATGGATTATTTTATCGACGAAGTCGAAACCTTACGCGGACGCAGCCTAAACGACGAAGAACAAGAAATCATTTGCAGAAAATTCATGAATATGTACGTAACCAGAGACATTTGTCAAATATACAATTGGTTCATGGAAGACTACGGATTTCCGGCACTTCCGGACATGCCGCCAGAGCGCCGCGTACTGGAATACGAAGATGTTTACCCGATTCTCTATCTAAAATACAGCCTGACGGCAGCCGGCCAGCGCAAGAACATCCGCCATCTCGTCATTGATGAGATGCAGGATTACTCCTATTTACAGTACGTACTTCTCGCGAAAATGTTTTCATGCAACATGACAATACTCGGCGACAAAGCACAGACCATCGCCGGAAAACAACAAGACGTTCTCACATTTTTACCAAAAATATTTGGAAAAAAGGTCAAACGTATCGTCATGAACAAAAGCTACCGCAACACAAGCGAAATCGCAGAATACGCCAAATCCGTCGGCGGATCCAAAGACATCCAGTATGTAGCAAGACACGGAAAAGCAGTCGAAAGACATGCCATAAAAACACTGGAAAAAACATGTAAAGAAATCAGCGAAAAATTGAAATTAAGAGAAGAAGAATACGAAACAGCAGCAATCCTCACCATGACAGAAAAAGAAGCAGAACATATTCAAGAAATCATGCATAAACTAGGCGCAGAATCACATTACATCAACCGCGACAGCGCACAATTCAAAAAAGGCCTGACCGTAACCACCTACTATCTGGCAAAAGGCTTAGAATTCGACCAAGTATTTATTGTAGGCGGCGACCGTAACAACAAAATGTACCAAGGATATCAATACATCTGCGCAACAAGAGCACTACACGAATTGTATGTGTATGATGCATAA